In the Populus trichocarpa isolate Nisqually-1 chromosome 8, P.trichocarpa_v4.1, whole genome shotgun sequence genome, GGATATCGGATAATAGAGCAGTCCCTATCACATGatggatgattttttattgcGGCAATCCTAATGGACTTTGCCTGCACTGCACTtccaaatttgatttaataacaGTCTGTAGAATAACAAAGAAGAGCATCAATCTCCTAATTTTACCCTTCTTCTTCAGGACTTTCAGGCCATGCAAATGAAGAAAAGGACAATTAATGAGCTTACTAACCTGTTACCCCAAAGAGGACCTAGTGATCTCATTGAAAACAAGACTGCTTTGAGTACATGGAAGACTAATAAGAGAAAGAAGGCTAATTCCCCTGGAGAACTATGGAATCATCAAGCCATGGAATCAATCAATATCCAAGAGCAAAAGGTAAGAAGGGCATGCCAAGTATCAACAATAAGAGCAATGCAGGACCAAAAGATCGAGGAAACAGACCAGAAATAGGACCAAAAGAAATGAGAACTgacaaaaacttaatttatccATTTCTAGAACATGAAAAGTACAAATCAAGATGTTCTTGCTAACCAAGCATTTCTTAACTTCTTAAGCTTTTCTACTTCGGCTGGCAGTTTCAGGTGCCTGTGAGGAGAAGCCAGAAGCTTAGTGACAAAATTACAGCTCTTCAAAAGTTGGTCTCTCCATATGGCAAGGTTGGTTGATTTTTACGTAAATACTTTAGGGTGGGTGGGATGGCcttggttttatattttgttgatcTTTAATCCCTCAAGTGGGATCATTTATTCCCTTGTCATTTTAGAAATTCAATTATGGTTGCGGTTCTATTGCAGACTGATACTGCCTCTGTTCTTCAAGAGGCTTCTCTTTACATTAAACTCCTTCAAGAACAGATTCAGGTATAATCTGCTCAGctagttattatttattaatcaggCTGCAAGAGATCAAATTTGAGATTGGACACCCTTGGATTGTTAgttaattattcattttattcGTCTTCTTGGTTTTGGTACAGAATCTGATTCAGATGCTGACTAGCTCATACAGTCGTGCAAGGCCTGTTCAACAGTCACAGGTTGCTAGATAATCACCAAAATTTATATCAATACTGGTTTTaggcataaattaattaatgcatgtGCTCAAATATCTCAATCATCTTAATACTCTTGTTGAAAAGTTGGGCTTATCACAGGAAATTGATGGCAGACTGGTTGATCTGCGAAGTAGAGGACTTTGCTTCGTTCCCATATCATTCATGCAGAAAATGACTCAACAGCAAGACCATGTCGATCCCAGTTCTTATCCAAGGAAGACCATCAGTGCCAGAACTTTTTAGTTACTGCCCCCGACTACATGTATTTAGCTTGACCCCAGCACAACAGTAATCGTTTTTAATCAATGCTATCCATTTTAAAGCTTCCTTAATCAGGGAAACTAGTCGCTTTCAGGcttaattagggtttttgttcACTAATATTGATCGGTGTAAGGTTGGGCTATATGTAATTTTGATATTCGGGGCGTGCAAGATTAGTTGAGTTCAATGCAAATGATTCTGCTAGCTGGGAAGCATTACCTTTTGTGGCTGGCTGATATTCGTTCTGTGATGGCGGCTACTGGTATTTCAAAAATCAGTCATGTGTTGAAGGCTAACAGGGATGCTCGTGTTATGGCTTGTCAAGTTTCTCGGTATTTGGAAATCAGTCACATGTTGGGATGCATTATCTTCAGATTTTACTAGATAAGTGGTGCGCTACGCCGCGCActggttaaattttttatatatatataaaaaaaatgtttaggttatgataatttaaattaatttaaatataagattaagataattttctagaaaaaaaaataaaaaaatatataaaatttaaaatttaataatctaatatcaaatgataaaattaaaaagaaataatttttaaaaaagtaacataaaaaaaacctgagttatcacgagttaacttgactaattCGCTACTCGCGATATAAGAtcgggataaaaaaatagatttaaaaaaaaactagcaaaaaaaaccaaagtgaaattaaaaaaatgatgaaaaaaattgagttaacttAACTAACCTACACTTGGGATAACCCCATGAATTTAAATGGGAGGacacaattgattttttaaatggttaacaTGAATTTCtaggttataaaaaaagaaaaggaataaaaaaatcatcggAGCTCAACCACATCTCTACCATTAACATGCGCACCACCAATGTGAAGAAGATAACACGTcgcccgtaggattagtcgagatgcacgcAAACTGGCCCGAATatccacattaaactaaaaaaaaaagataacacgTTGCTTTCAACACTATTGCGGATGATGGCAATTGATAACTAGAAGAACTTGCACATGCCACCTATGTGTTagcaactttttttatatattattttttttaattataaaacaacaCCTAagtaaacttaaaaaaaaaaccaatcataataaaaaaaaacaaaaaagccatCTGAACcaactttagattttttaaatagcaattgtgtctattttaaaagattagaaGCCAAAAAAGCCTTTATGTtcaagtttaatgttttttacttttaaaggaATAACATATTTT is a window encoding:
- the LOC7469807 gene encoding transcription factor bHLH110 isoform X1, which codes for MRNALLPPVSSHLYNFGNNEVQMPNLDVSMPMDGKINVHGTTGFYQDSKVFNDDHQQRDGGFSIPHQSLVNYQPVAGYQSMSSTCNNISQQSMLLSKRVSVPEVQMDFQAMQMKKRTINELTNLLPQRGPSDLIENKTALSTWKTNKRKKANSPGELWNHQAMESINIQEQKFQVPVRRSQKLSDKITALQKLVSPYGKTDTASVLQEASLYIKLLQEQIQNLIQMLTSSYSRARPVQQSQEIDGRLVDLRSRGLCFVPISFMQKMTQQQDHVDPSSYPRKTISARTF
- the LOC7469807 gene encoding transcription factor bHLH110 isoform X2, with translation MRNALLPPVSSHLYNFGNNEVQMPNLDVSMPMDGKINVHGTTGFYQDSKVFNDDHQQRDGGFSIPHQSLVNYQPVAGYQSMSSTCNNISQQSMLLSKRVSVPEVQMDFQAMQMKKRTINELTNLLPQRGPSDLIENKTALSTWKTNKRKKANSPGELWNHQAMESINIQEQKVPVRRSQKLSDKITALQKLVSPYGKTDTASVLQEASLYIKLLQEQIQNLIQMLTSSYSRARPVQQSQEIDGRLVDLRSRGLCFVPISFMQKMTQQQDHVDPSSYPRKTISARTF